In Paenibacillus sp. FSL M7-0420, a single genomic region encodes these proteins:
- a CDS encoding ABC transporter substrate-binding protein, whose product MLKWKRSLSVLAMTAILGTLAACGGGGNKVNNAGGATEAPAGTNAAATAAATEAPSTNEPVKLRIMWWGSQPRHEATLAALELYTKNNPNVTFEPEYSGMDGYLDKLSTQAAANNAPDVVQLDPGWMPDWMARQQLADLAPEVDVSKFDTKLLSGGQLDGKQYAVPLGSVAFGMVYDKAAMDKLGIANPANGWTWDEFFALAKESKSKLPKGQYFTLDYAGNYFMYSAYQYARGKGQVITDDGHFNVDEATYLDWTRKFEELRKEGLVPPADVNASDKENDPQMDLLAAGKVLFRYSFSNNLGTWDSIKPGAYALVTMPRAEEAGGWLKPSMYMAVSKNSKHAEEAKKFINWFVNDAEAAQITKTFRGLPANKDNAALLEANMSDLDKVGLGLLRATEPDGQTWSAGAGGWTNFVDKDWVLVRDQLSFGKSTPEEAFKQLKEASLSYEK is encoded by the coding sequence TGCAGGAGGGGCTACAGAAGCACCTGCCGGCACCAATGCTGCTGCGACGGCTGCTGCAACGGAAGCGCCAAGCACCAATGAGCCGGTCAAGCTGCGGATTATGTGGTGGGGCTCCCAGCCGCGTCACGAAGCTACCCTCGCCGCCCTGGAATTGTACACGAAGAATAATCCGAACGTAACCTTTGAGCCGGAGTATTCCGGTATGGACGGTTATCTGGACAAATTATCCACGCAGGCTGCGGCCAACAATGCACCCGATGTGGTTCAGCTTGACCCGGGCTGGATGCCGGACTGGATGGCCCGCCAGCAATTGGCCGACCTGGCTCCTGAGGTGGATGTCAGCAAATTCGATACGAAGCTGCTGTCCGGCGGACAGCTTGACGGCAAGCAGTACGCTGTTCCGCTCGGTTCCGTAGCCTTCGGTATGGTATATGATAAAGCGGCTATGGATAAGCTGGGGATTGCGAATCCGGCCAACGGCTGGACCTGGGATGAGTTCTTCGCTTTAGCGAAGGAATCCAAGTCCAAGCTGCCGAAGGGTCAATATTTCACCCTCGACTATGCAGGTAACTATTTCATGTACTCGGCGTATCAGTATGCCAGAGGCAAAGGGCAGGTCATCACGGATGACGGTCACTTCAACGTGGATGAAGCCACCTATCTGGACTGGACCCGCAAGTTCGAAGAGCTCCGCAAGGAAGGGCTTGTTCCTCCGGCGGATGTGAATGCCTCCGATAAGGAGAATGATCCGCAAATGGATCTGCTCGCAGCAGGCAAGGTGCTGTTCCGTTACAGCTTCTCCAACAATCTGGGAACCTGGGACAGCATTAAGCCAGGAGCCTACGCACTTGTAACCATGCCACGTGCCGAAGAGGCCGGAGGCTGGCTGAAGCCGTCGATGTACATGGCAGTCTCCAAGAACTCCAAGCATGCTGAAGAAGCCAAGAAATTCATCAACTGGTTCGTGAATGATGCTGAGGCTGCCCAAATCACCAAGACCTTCCGTGGCCTCCCGGCCAACAAGGATAACGCCGCTCTGCTGGAAGCGAATATGAGCGATCTGGATAAGGTAGGCTTAGGCTTGCTCCGTGCTACGGAGCCGGATGGCCAGACCTGGTCGGCCGGAGCCGGCGGCTGGACGAACTTCGTGGATAAAGACTGGGTACTGGTCCGTGACCAGCTCAGCTTCGGTAAATCCACACCGGAAGAGGCGTTCAAGCAGCTGAAGGAAGCCTCGCTATCCTACGAGAAATAA
- a CDS encoding carbohydrate ABC transporter permease: MNRSTTTLAQASPAPKKSSYFKSRWNAPLAGYLFISPWLIGFLVLTAYPLFLSLYYSFTDYTLMQPMKWIGSRNYERIFTADPKFIQSAKVTVMYVLASVPLKLIAALLVAMILSRAVRGISVYRTAIYFPSLIGGSIGVSLLWRNIFGVDGIFNKLIAVFGIEGKSWITNPDTALSTLILLTVWQFGSTMVIFLAGLKQIPNDLYEASSVDGANRFIQFFRITLPMLSPILYFNLIMAVINAFQMFTSAFVITNGGPMNATYVYAMYLYERAFSRYELGYASALAWIMLVAIVAATLLISYTSKYWVFYETDTGGKKRK, from the coding sequence ATGAACCGCTCCACAACCACTTTAGCCCAAGCCTCGCCAGCGCCGAAAAAAAGCTCCTATTTCAAAAGCCGGTGGAACGCTCCGCTTGCAGGCTATTTGTTTATTTCGCCCTGGCTGATCGGGTTCCTGGTACTGACGGCGTATCCGTTGTTCTTATCCCTGTACTATTCGTTTACCGACTACACCCTGATGCAGCCGATGAAATGGATCGGGTCCCGCAATTACGAACGGATTTTCACCGCAGACCCCAAATTCATTCAATCCGCCAAAGTCACAGTCATGTATGTGCTGGCCTCCGTGCCCCTTAAGCTGATTGCGGCCCTGCTCGTGGCCATGATACTCAGCAGAGCGGTCAGAGGGATCAGCGTCTACCGCACAGCGATCTATTTCCCTTCTCTAATCGGAGGCAGTATCGGGGTATCGCTGCTCTGGCGCAACATCTTCGGGGTAGACGGGATTTTCAACAAGCTGATTGCTGTCTTCGGCATCGAGGGCAAAAGCTGGATTACCAATCCCGACACCGCGCTTAGCACACTGATTCTGCTGACCGTCTGGCAATTCGGCTCCACCATGGTTATTTTCCTGGCAGGGTTGAAGCAGATTCCCAATGACTTGTATGAAGCTTCCTCGGTAGACGGGGCGAACAGGTTCATTCAATTCTTCCGCATTACACTGCCTATGCTGTCGCCGATTCTATACTTCAACCTGATCATGGCCGTGATCAACGCCTTCCAGATGTTCACCTCGGCCTTCGTGATTACGAATGGCGGTCCGATGAACGCTACATATGTATATGCCATGTATTTGTATGAACGGGCCTTCAGCCGGTACGAGCTGGGCTACGCTTCTGCACTGGCCTGGATTATGCTGGTCGCGATCGTCGCTGCAACGCTGCTGATCTCCTACACCTCGAAGTACTGGGTATTCTATGAGACTGACACTGGAGGGAAAAAACGCAAATGA
- a CDS encoding carbohydrate ABC transporter permease: MTTLNWKPAFRHVFMILFSFIMVYPIVWWIGASLKDSTELSSPGIFPSVPQWENFTKGWNSVPGHTFTDFYLNTFWLEIMVLIATLLSCTLVAFGFARLDFPLKKFWFSILMLTLMMPGQVLIIPQYALFHQLGWVNTYLPFVVPHLLAGGAGGSFFVFLLIQFIRGVPKELDESAKIDGCSWFGIFWRVVMPLAFPAVVTVTIFCFLWNWDDFLGHLLYINTVDKYTVGLALRMINDSQSAAEWGQLLAMSLVSIVPATLVFTFLQKYFVDGIATTGIKG; the protein is encoded by the coding sequence ATGACAACTCTGAATTGGAAGCCTGCATTCCGGCATGTGTTCATGATTCTCTTCAGCTTCATCATGGTCTATCCGATTGTCTGGTGGATCGGAGCTTCGCTGAAGGACAGCACCGAGCTGAGTTCACCGGGAATCTTCCCGTCCGTTCCGCAGTGGGAGAACTTCACCAAAGGCTGGAACTCGGTGCCCGGACATACGTTCACTGATTTCTACCTCAACACCTTCTGGCTGGAAATTATGGTGCTGATCGCAACGCTGTTATCCTGCACGCTGGTTGCCTTCGGGTTCGCCAGACTGGATTTTCCGCTGAAGAAATTCTGGTTCTCGATTCTGATGCTGACACTGATGATGCCGGGCCAGGTGCTGATCATTCCCCAGTACGCCTTGTTCCATCAGCTGGGCTGGGTGAACACGTATTTGCCGTTTGTCGTTCCCCATCTGCTGGCGGGCGGGGCCGGCGGAAGCTTCTTCGTCTTCCTGCTGATCCAGTTCATCCGCGGTGTGCCCAAGGAGCTGGACGAATCGGCCAAAATCGACGGCTGCTCCTGGTTCGGAATTTTCTGGAGAGTGGTCATGCCGCTGGCCTTCCCGGCGGTCGTTACGGTGACGATCTTCTGCTTCCTGTGGAACTGGGATGACTTCCTGGGACACCTCCTGTACATCAACACGGTAGACAAATACACGGTGGGCCTTGCGCTGCGTATGATTAATGACTCCCAGTCTGCAGCCGAGTGGGGCCAGCTTCTGGCCATGTCGCTTGTCTCTATTGTTCCGGCAACGCTTGTGTTCACCTTCCTGCAAAAGTATTTTGTGGACGGGATTGCGACAACAGGCATAAAGGGATAA
- a CDS encoding sensor histidine kinase, which translates to MTNPFKKYRIDRLFFHSFAIIIILVIAVTAWTSYSNSSKALVQTTSHYQQRLLDELNNEITTRLDMIEQISLSTSRDNELTTFLLNRQDDFERYRKRISVESALGNLTYAIPLIQGIDLYMDQPMPSSGQSYIQFRNILDLDKQSWARNLVKSDFAWSGEHSIPSVQGDIPVLSFARKIMNENDYLGVLVVHIKAREIRALLTGNSSGSNRIMADSAGKQILSIGETLEQSEWSKWIDLKSNKSGYVHIPGDKDTGNTLLVYSRMDNSIWTLIEFTSWKQITASSLELAEWIGLIGIGAILLVLLLTHYLSRQFSKPIKQLVSAMRIYSVGGHKEELPSDYENEFGYLFSGYRKQTERIEELYLSLERRYEQQRKAEIEALQANINPHFLYNMLDQLNWMAIEAGQDELSRILELMGQMFRIGLSNGASFIMVSEELQHIQCYLEIQQLRWGDGLEYTIEVEPGLQEAYLPKLTLQPFVENSIVHGFNKQRSGHVSISLTKVEETLQIIIDDNGAGLKQPEARPHRRHTGGYGIRNVRERIAGYFGKDYGVTLQEREEGGTRVEIVLPLLTEAPAQILTASLAAKEG; encoded by the coding sequence TTGACCAATCCTTTTAAAAAGTACAGGATCGACCGTCTGTTTTTTCACAGCTTTGCCATTATAATTATTCTGGTGATAGCGGTTACGGCTTGGACCAGCTACAGCAATTCCTCCAAAGCCCTTGTGCAGACCACCTCCCACTATCAGCAGCGGCTGCTGGATGAGTTGAACAATGAGATTACCACCCGGCTGGATATGATCGAGCAGATCTCACTCTCCACCTCACGGGACAACGAGCTGACGACCTTTCTCTTGAACAGGCAGGATGATTTCGAACGGTACCGCAAGCGTATAAGCGTTGAGAGTGCGCTCGGCAATCTAACCTATGCCATTCCGTTAATTCAGGGGATTGACCTCTATATGGATCAGCCGATGCCGAGCAGCGGGCAGAGCTATATTCAATTCCGCAATATTCTCGATCTGGATAAGCAGTCCTGGGCCAGGAATCTGGTGAAAAGCGATTTCGCCTGGTCGGGGGAACATTCCATTCCCAGTGTGCAGGGAGACATTCCAGTGCTTAGCTTCGCCCGGAAAATCATGAACGAGAACGACTATCTCGGTGTGCTTGTCGTTCATATCAAAGCCAGGGAAATCCGTGCGCTGCTGACCGGCAACTCCTCCGGGTCGAACCGGATCATGGCGGACAGCGCCGGCAAGCAGATTCTGAGCATCGGGGAGACGCTGGAGCAGAGCGAGTGGTCGAAATGGATCGACCTCAAGAGCAACAAATCCGGCTATGTCCACATTCCCGGCGATAAGGATACCGGCAATACGCTGCTGGTCTACTCCAGAATGGATAATTCCATCTGGACGCTGATTGAGTTCACCTCCTGGAAGCAGATTACGGCAAGCAGTCTGGAACTGGCGGAATGGATCGGGCTGATCGGGATTGGAGCGATTCTGCTGGTCCTGCTATTGACGCATTATCTGAGCAGGCAATTCTCCAAGCCGATTAAGCAGCTTGTAAGCGCTATGAGAATATATTCAGTCGGCGGGCACAAGGAGGAGCTGCCAAGCGACTACGAGAATGAATTCGGTTATTTATTCTCCGGCTACCGCAAGCAGACCGAGCGTATCGAGGAGCTGTACCTGTCGCTGGAGCGGCGGTATGAGCAGCAGCGCAAAGCGGAGATTGAGGCCTTGCAGGCCAATATCAATCCCCATTTTCTCTACAATATGCTGGACCAGCTTAACTGGATGGCCATTGAGGCCGGGCAGGATGAGCTGAGCCGGATTCTGGAGCTGATGGGCCAGATGTTCAGGATCGGCTTATCCAACGGGGCGAGCTTCATCATGGTATCGGAGGAATTGCAGCACATCCAGTGTTATCTCGAAATCCAGCAGCTCCGCTGGGGCGACGGTCTGGAGTACACCATCGAGGTGGAACCGGGGCTTCAGGAGGCTTATCTTCCCAAGCTCACCCTGCAGCCGTTCGTGGAGAATTCCATTGTACACGGCTTCAATAAGCAGCGCAGCGGCCATGTGTCGATCTCCTTAACTAAGGTAGAGGAGACGCTGCAGATTATAATTGATGATAACGGGGCAGGCCTGAAGCAGCCGGAGGCGCGGCCGCACAGGCGGCATACCGGCGGCTATGGCATACGGAATGTGAGAGAGCGGATTGCCGGATATTTCGGAAAAGACTACGGGGTTACGCTGCAGGAACGTGAAGAGGGAGGGACCCGGGTAGAGATTGTTCTGCCGCTGCTCACAGAGGCTCCGGCACAGATACTGACTGCTTCTCTCGCTGCGAAGGAAGGCTGA
- a CDS encoding response regulator transcription factor: MWKIAIIDDERQVLQGMKRAIPWEELGAEWAGEALNGEDGLAMIRATSPDIVITDIYMPVMSGLEMMEQLRNEGFKGKIIILSGYSDFEHARQALRLQVSDYVSKPISLPTLRTILHKVIAELLREQEKVIRQGELELKMMLYEPFVEKEWVRSAAVGTLEPSYRNNSHLPPSYHYWLEGRHASIGIELIRDDRASSFSVSDWNLLRFAVSNIACEVTRKHYANMEYTELNSYRALLIIHPEAECTQQLEELGTRLVDSIHSYLRLVVRIGIGGLKDTWTKIPESTEEAFRAMDHGALRISPAYEVYCYRESHSSGQDRGVLFPVKFSYKLAAAMKASQEAEAQQLVYGYITELQAQQGVSASYVQMLGSELWGIITYSLYESGFVLDDLFTNDQIAQEIGNLAIPDQLAGWLSAKITAICASRQWKGSSKHRQVVDFMTNYIHEHYAEELTLADLSDKVFISRNHLSIIFKNITGETFNNYLTRVRIEKARELLMERNMLVYEVAERVGYKNIPYFSTLFKKITGMNPTELIK, encoded by the coding sequence ATGTGGAAGATCGCTATTATTGACGATGAGCGCCAGGTACTTCAAGGGATGAAACGGGCGATTCCATGGGAGGAGCTGGGGGCGGAATGGGCCGGTGAGGCGCTGAACGGGGAAGATGGTCTGGCGATGATCCGGGCAACCAGCCCGGACATTGTAATCACGGATATCTATATGCCGGTAATGAGCGGCCTGGAGATGATGGAGCAATTAAGGAACGAGGGCTTCAAGGGCAAAATCATTATTCTGAGCGGTTATTCAGACTTCGAGCATGCCAGACAAGCCCTTCGGCTTCAGGTCAGTGACTATGTCTCCAAGCCGATCAGCCTGCCTACGCTTAGAACGATCCTTCACAAGGTTATTGCAGAGCTGCTCAGAGAGCAGGAGAAGGTGATCAGACAAGGCGAGCTGGAGCTGAAAATGATGCTGTATGAGCCTTTTGTCGAGAAGGAATGGGTCCGGTCCGCTGCGGTCGGCACCCTGGAGCCTTCATACCGGAACAATTCCCATCTTCCGCCTTCGTATCATTATTGGCTGGAAGGCAGGCATGCAAGCATCGGGATCGAGCTGATCCGTGATGACCGGGCCAGTTCCTTCTCGGTCTCGGACTGGAATCTGCTGCGCTTCGCAGTCAGTAACATTGCCTGTGAGGTTACGCGCAAGCATTACGCTAATATGGAATACACCGAGCTGAACAGCTACCGGGCCTTGCTGATTATTCATCCTGAGGCAGAATGCACGCAGCAGCTCGAGGAGCTGGGGACCCGGCTGGTCGACAGCATCCACTCGTATCTCAGGCTGGTAGTCCGCATAGGGATTGGAGGACTGAAGGATACCTGGACGAAGATTCCAGAATCGACGGAGGAGGCGTTCCGCGCTATGGATCACGGAGCCTTACGGATCAGTCCGGCCTATGAGGTGTACTGCTACCGGGAGAGCCACAGCAGCGGGCAGGACCGCGGGGTGCTCTTCCCGGTAAAGTTCTCCTACAAGCTGGCCGCCGCGATGAAGGCTTCACAGGAGGCGGAGGCGCAGCAGCTTGTATACGGATACATTACCGAGCTGCAAGCGCAGCAAGGGGTCTCCGCCAGCTACGTACAGATGCTCGGCAGCGAGCTATGGGGCATTATCACCTACTCCCTGTATGAGTCCGGATTCGTGCTTGATGATCTGTTCACCAATGACCAGATTGCCCAGGAGATCGGCAACCTGGCCATACCCGACCAGCTGGCAGGCTGGTTGTCCGCCAAAATCACAGCCATCTGTGCCAGCCGCCAATGGAAAGGCAGCAGCAAGCACCGGCAGGTCGTTGATTTCATGACGAACTACATTCATGAGCATTATGCCGAGGAGCTTACGCTGGCTGATCTGTCGGATAAAGTGTTCATCTCCCGGAATCATTTGTCGATTATTTTCAAGAACATTACCGGGGAGACCTTCAACAACTATCTGACCCGGGTACGGATTGAGAAGGCCAGGGAGCTGCTCATGGAACGCAATATGCTGGTCTATGAAGTGGCGGAGCGGGTTGGCTACAAGAACATTCCTTATTTCAGCACGCTATTCAAGAAGATCACCGGGATGAATCCCACGGAGCTGATCAAATGA